In Musa acuminata AAA Group cultivar baxijiao chromosome BXJ3-9, Cavendish_Baxijiao_AAA, whole genome shotgun sequence, a single genomic region encodes these proteins:
- the LOC135648673 gene encoding enhancer of mRNA-decapping protein 4-like isoform X3 — protein sequence MASPAGSPNTSGNYEAQAVFKPPNAGPSPGSNPRPPFHLPSAYPAPPSSYPTPPLPGAFSYPPATPPFHHHPFLHYPQEPLHRPPAIYSPTAASPQLTNPNPTPNPSPSPNSNPGARLMALLNPPAHLESPVSLPLPSSTPSDFLSPSATATAILHPVPSAPPAALVQPTPVRMPSNKLPRGRLLGSGERVVYDVDLRLPGELQPPQLEVTPITKYISDPGLVLGRQIAVNRNYICYGLKLGAIRVLNINTALRSLLKGHSQRVTDMAFFAEDVHFLASASIDGRIFVWKINEAPDEENKPQITGKIIMAIQIVGQGESHHPRICWHSHKQEILFVGVGNWVLKIDINKVGRGKEFLAEEPLKCHVEKLIDGVQITGKHDGEVTDLSISQWMITRLVSASKDGTVMIWDDRKVVPLAMFKPHDGHPVNSVAFMTSPHCPDHINLITAGPLSREVKIWASAGEEGWLLPTDSESWRCTQTLDLRSSLESRTEEAFFNQIVVLPQPSLIVIANAKKNAIYAVHVDYGPYPSSTRMDYIADFTVAMPILSLTGTHDCLPDGEQVVQVYCVQTQAIQQYALDLIQCLPPPTASAGLERDHLSHVVETRGMEGLAVPEPSCGFSVNDFSTENTSPKTHLTNSSIDRAPAASQAVTKVSTVGTSTLELSESSFEVQPSAPPAPSVDVDALHVTPVPPALSADFAGTLPDLKSPEKSEDAPSIGGCEMDQSISEYSVDRRVDSFIESALDVPMTEGSTLKDESKAGQNDLSMLSNPRLMFKLGGNSTHLVTPAEILSGAISSSESSHANKRSIKEVKAQDMTTCDDIECAELEVKVVGEDKPGLQEFDSQKVPEDFAAEDKEISPQISIADFRMENECSTVKGTLEETRPGEDNAISQSKKHLPSTFEAKIRDGVKNTTEEVTGSAVIAASQSPLAASGKKQIEKTSQRFSPSSPSSSPFNSTESFNEPGSSTGAPLADAAFSEIPALQETVNQIISMQKEMQKQMSLMVSASVAKEGKRVETTLSRSMEKIIKANLEAVWARIQEENAKYEKFEKDRVQQMTNLITNHVNKDLPTILEKAAKKELSVIGSTVARAITPIISSAIAESFQKGVGDKSVNQLEKSISSKLEATVARQIQTQFQTSGKQVLEDALRSCLESSVVPAFEHSCKTMSEQVGNVFKKGMSEHTAAALQQLEVANSSLALTLRDAINSASSITQNLTTELIDGQRKLLGLFAAGNTKALDPLAVQQANGPSVGLPEMVGVPLDPTKELSRLISERKYEEAFTMALQRSDVSIVSWLCTQVDLRVICSTGQPLPLSQGVLLALVQQLACDIGHETSRKVSWMTDVAVAINPADPMIAQHVRPIFEQVYNMLGHQMAFPTSSASEAASVRLLMHVINSVLTTCK from the exons ATGGCGTCTCCCGCCGGGAGTCCCAACACGTCGGGAAATTACGAGGCGCAGGCGGTCTTCAAGCCCCCCAACGCCGGCCCTAGCCCCGGCTCCAACCCCCGGCCGCCTTTCCATCTTCCTTCCGCCTACCCCGCGCCTCCGTCATCGTACCCCACACCGCCTCTCCCTGGGGCATTCTCCTACCCACCGGCCACCCCGCCGTTCCACCACCACCCCTTCCTCCACTATCCGCAGGAGCCCCTCCACCGTCCCCCCGCCATTTATTCCCCCACCGCCGCCTCTCCCCAGCTCACCAATCCTAATCCCACACCTAACCCTAGTCCTAGCCCCAACTCCAATCCCGGCGCTCGCCTCATGGCCCTCCTGAATCCTCCTGCCCACCTGGAATCCCCCGTTTCGTTGCCGCTCCCTTCCTCCACGCCATCGGACTTCCTGTCCCCTTCCGCAACCGCGACCGCCATTCTCCATCCCGTTCCGTCGGCTCCGCCAGCGGCTCTGGTTCAGCCAACACCGGTGAGGATGCCAAGCAATAAGTTGCCAAGAGGACGGCTTCTTGGTTCCGGAGAAAGGGTGGTCTACGATGTGGATTTGAGACTACCGGGAGAGTTGCAGCCGCCACAGCTCGAGGTAACGCCGATCACCAAATATATCTCGGACCCTGGGCTTGTTTTGGGCCGCCAGATCGCGGTCAACCGGAACTATATATGCTATGGCCTTAAGCTTGGTGCTATCCGGGTGCTCAATATCAACACAGCTCTGAGATCATTGCTCAAGGGGCATTCTCAG AGGGTCACTGACATGGCTTTCTTTGCTGAAGATGTGCACTTCTTAGCCAG TGCAAGTATTGATGGGAGAATATTCGTGTGGAAGATCAATGAAGCGCCTGATGAGGAAAACAAGCCGCAGATAACAGGAAAAATCATAATGGCTATTCAGATTGTAGGACAGGGAGAATCACATCATCCACGAATATGTTGGCATTCCCACAAACAA GAAATATTGTTTGTTGGAGTTGGAAATTGGGTCTTGAAAATTGACATAAATAAAGTTGGAAGAGGAAAAGAATTTTTAGCAGAGGAACCTCTCAAATGCCATGTTGAGAAGTTGATTGATGGAGTGCAAATTACTGGTAAACATGATGGAGAAGTGACAGATCTGTCCATATCCCAGTGGATGATCACTCGTTTAGTATCAGCATCAAAAGATGGAACA GTTATGATCTGGGATGATCGTAAAGTAGTGCCCCTTGCCATGTTCAAGCCACATGATGGTCATCCTGTTAACTCAGTGGCATTCATGACATCACCTCATTGCCCTGATCACATCAATCTCATTACAGCA GGGCCTTTGAgccgagaagtgaaaatttgggcTTCTGCTGGTGAAGAAGGTTGGCTATTGCCGACCGATTCTGAATCATGGCGGTGCACTCAGACCTTGGACTTGAGAAGTTCCTTAGAATCTCGTACTGAAGAGGCATTTTTCAATCAAATAGTAGTTTTGCCTCAACCAAGCCTTATTGTTATTGCCAATGCAAAGAAGAATGCTATTTATGCAGTGCATGTTGACTATGGTCCATATCCTTCTTCTACACGCATGGATTATATAGCAGACTTTACCGTTGCAATGCCTATTTTGAGTCTTACTGGAACACATGATTGCCTTCCTGATGGAGAACAGGTGGTCCAAGTCTACTGTGTCCAGACACAGGCTATACAGCAGTATGCTCTGGATTTAATTCAATGTCTACCACCACCAACTGCTAGTGCTGGGTTGGAAAGGGATCATTTATCTCATGTTGTTGAGACACGTGGTATGGAAGGACTCGCTGTTCCAGAGCCATCCTGTGGATTTTCTGTCAATGATTTTTCTACAGAAAATACTTCACCAAAAACCCATCTTACCAATAGCAGCATTGACAGGGCACCTGCAGCTTCACAAGCTGTAACAAAAGTTTCTACTGTAGGCACCAGTACCCTTGAGTTGTCTGAATCAAGTTTTGAAGTTCAGCCCAGTGCTCCTCCAGCTCCGAGTGTAGATGTTGATGCATTGCATGTTACACCAGTTCCTCCAGCTCTGAGTGCGGATTTTGCAGGAACTTTACCTGACCTGAAGAGCCCTGAAAAATCTGAGGATGCACCATCAATTGGTGGCTGTGAAATGGATCAGTCAATTTCAGAGTATTCAGTTGACAGGAGAGTGGATTCTTTCATTGAAAGTGCACTTGATGTTCCTATGACAGAAGGAAGCACACTGAAGGATGAATCTAAAGCTGGACAGAATGATCTCTCCATGTTATCTAATCCTCGTTTGATGTTTAAGCTTGGTGGCAACTCAACTCACCTGGTAACCCCTGCAGAAATTTTGTCAGGTGCTATATCTTCTTCAGAAAGCAGCCATGCCAATAAAAGATCCATCAAGGAAGTGAAGGCTCAAGATATGACCACTTGTGATGACATAGAATGTGCTGAACTGGAAGTAAAAGTAGTGGGTGAGGATAAACCAGGTCTGCAGGAATTTGATTCGCAGAAAGTGCCTGAAGATTTTGCTGCTGAGGATAAGGAAATCTCCCCCCAGATTTCAATAGCCGACTTTAGGATGGAAAATGAGTGCTCTACTGTAAAAGGAACTCTGGAAGAAACTCGCCCAGGTGAGGACAATGCAATTTCCCAGTCAAAGAAACATCTACCAAGCACTTTTGAGGCAAAAATTCGAGATGGCGTGAAAAATACAACAGAAGAGGTGACAGGATCTGCTGTAATTGCAGCATCTCAATCTCCTTTAGCTGCCAGTGGGAAGAAACAAATAGAAAAGACTTCCCAAAGATTCAGCCCTTCATCACCTTCATCAAGCCCTTTTAATTCTACCGAATCTTTTAACGAACCAGGGAGCAGTACAGGTGCTCCTCTAGCTGATGCTGCTTTTTCTGAAATTCCTGCTCTGCAGGAAACTGTGAACCAG ATTATAAGTATGCAAAAGGAAATGCAAAAGCAGATGAGTCTAATGGTGTCTGCATCAGTAGCAAAGGAAGGCAAGAGGGTGGAGACCACATTAAGTCGGAGCATGGAGAAGATCATCAAGGCCAATTTAGAGGCTGTGTGGGCCCGTATCCAAGAAGAAAATGCCAAATATGAGAAGTTTGAGAAGGACCGTGTCCAGCAGATGACAAATCTAATAACCAACCATGTGAACAAGGACTTGCCAACCATTTTAGAGAAGGCAGCGAAGAAAGAACTTTCTGTAATAGGGTCAACTGTTGCGCGTGCAATTACACCTATTATTTCTTCAGCTATTGCAGAGTCATTTCAG AAGGGTGTTGGTGATAAATCAGTGAACCAGTTGGAGAAGTCCATCAGTTCTAAACTTGAAGCTACAGTTGCAAGACAAATCCAAACGCAGTTCCAAACTTCTGGGAAGCAAGTTCTTGAG GATGCCTTGAGGTCTTGTTTGGAATCATCAGTGGTTCCGGCATTTGAGCACTCTTGTAAAACAATGTCTGAGCAAGTGGGAAATGTATTCAAGAAGGGAATGAGTGAACACACTGCTGCTGCTCTGCAGCAGCTTGAGGTGGCAAATAGTTCATTAGCACTTACTTTGAGG GACGCAATCAATTCTGCTTCATCAATTACCCAAAATCTCACCACTGAATTAATTGATGGTCAGCGCAAGCTTTTGGGGCTTTTTGCTGCAGGAAACACAAAGGCATTAGATCCTCTTGCTGTGCAGCAAGCAAATGGCCCTTCGGTTGGCCTTCCTGAGATG GTGGGGGTACCACTAGATCCAACAAAGGAGCTGTCGAGATTGATATCCGAGCGGAAGTACGAGGAGGCATTCACGATGGCACTTCAAAGAAGTGATGTGTCGATCGTATCTTGGCTATGCACACAG GTTGATTTGCGGGTGATTTGTTCCACGGGGCAGCCGCTCCCTTTGAGTCAAGGAGTCCTTTTAGCACTTGTGCAGCAACTAGCATGTGATATCGGTCATGAGACATCGAGAAAAGTCAGCTGGATGACAGACGTTGCCGTTGCAATCAACCCGGCTGACCCGATGATCGCGCAGCATGTAAGGCCAATATTTGAGCAAGTCTACAACATGTTGGGCCACCAAATGGCATTTCCAACATCCAGTGCCTCTGAAGCAGCCAGCGTCCGTCTGTTGATGCATGTTATAAATTCTGTACTCACGACCTGTAAGTGA